Proteins encoded within one genomic window of Sulfurovum sp. XGS-02:
- a CDS encoding tetraacyldisaccharide 4'-kinase produces the protein MRAFLEEMFFVPKWYHYPFILLLLPLSILYGIIMSLRRMIISPKEFGIPIISVGNLIVGGSGKTPFVIALASRLEGVVIISRGYGRKSKGLVEVSSEGRILVDVTQSGDEPMLMAQSLPHASVIVSEERALAIALAKEKGAKCIILDDGFNRVEIDKYDIILEPSVVKNYLPFPAGAFREFWFNQKYADIVAKEGEAFHRHVAFENLQPSMVLVTAISNPHRLDAYLPEGVVHKVYLEDHAYFEEEKLKMLLSEHKAQSLLVTEKDAVKMQDFKLPISEMKLKLQIQETIFTQVDEYIKGYRE, from the coding sequence ATGAGAGCATTTTTAGAAGAGATGTTCTTTGTACCAAAGTGGTATCATTATCCTTTTATCCTGCTTCTGCTTCCTCTTTCCATTCTCTACGGGATCATCATGTCTTTGCGAAGAATGATCATTTCCCCAAAAGAGTTCGGTATTCCCATCATCTCTGTGGGGAATCTTATCGTTGGAGGGAGCGGGAAGACACCTTTTGTCATCGCACTTGCTTCACGGCTTGAAGGTGTGGTGATCATCTCCCGTGGGTATGGCCGTAAAAGCAAAGGGCTGGTCGAGGTCAGTTCTGAAGGCAGAATACTGGTCGATGTGACACAGAGCGGAGATGAACCTATGCTGATGGCACAGTCACTGCCTCATGCAAGTGTGATTGTCAGTGAAGAGAGGGCATTGGCTATAGCACTGGCCAAAGAGAAAGGTGCAAAGTGTATTATTTTGGATGATGGATTTAACCGTGTTGAGATAGACAAGTATGACATTATCCTTGAGCCTTCAGTGGTCAAAAATTATCTGCCTTTCCCCGCAGGGGCATTTAGGGAATTCTGGTTCAATCAAAAGTATGCAGATATCGTAGCAAAAGAGGGAGAGGCATTCCATAGACACGTAGCATTTGAGAACCTTCAACCCAGCATGGTACTGGTAACGGCTATTTCAAATCCGCATAGATTGGATGCCTATCTGCCAGAGGGAGTGGTTCACAAGGTTTATTTGGAAGATCATGCCTATTTTGAAGAAGAAAAACTTAAAATGCTTCTCTCTGAACACAAGGCCCAGAGTCTTCTTGTGACAGAAAAAGATGCAGTAAAAATGCAGGATTTTAAGTTGCCTATCTCTGAAATGAAGTTAAAATTACAGATTCAAGAGACTATCTTCACTCAGGTAGATGAATATATAAAGGGATATAGAGAATGA
- the argB gene encoding acetylglutamate kinase: MKSNINVVKTLLEALPFIKKFSNEKIVIKYGGSAQTSNELKEQFAQDIVLLHLVGMKPIIVHGGGKSITDLLANLGVDTTFIDGQRVTTKEVMRIAEMVLSGEINKEIVSLLDNHGSKAIGISGKDGGFLKGIPKDFEKFGYTGIIEHVNPEIVNNIIEDGAIPVIAPIAGSSTMGHPGFNINADLAASKIAVALKARKVLFLTDTPGVLDKEMQLITNLSIEKTEALKADGTIQGGMVPKVDACIEALRGGVKKAHIIDGRVEHSLLLEILTSSGVGTCIEL, translated from the coding sequence ATGAAAAGTAATATAAATGTTGTCAAAACACTGCTTGAGGCTTTACCGTTTATCAAAAAGTTTTCCAATGAAAAAATAGTGATCAAGTATGGGGGATCTGCCCAAACAAGTAATGAACTCAAAGAACAGTTCGCACAGGATATCGTATTGTTGCACCTTGTAGGGATGAAACCTATCATCGTACATGGCGGAGGTAAAAGTATTACAGACCTTCTTGCCAATCTAGGGGTAGATACGACGTTTATAGATGGACAGCGTGTCACGACCAAAGAGGTGATGCGTATTGCAGAGATGGTATTGAGCGGTGAGATCAACAAAGAGATCGTCTCCTTGCTTGACAACCATGGCTCTAAAGCCATTGGGATCTCTGGGAAAGATGGCGGTTTTCTAAAGGGTATCCCTAAAGATTTTGAAAAGTTCGGTTACACGGGTATCATCGAACATGTCAATCCCGAGATAGTCAATAACATCATTGAGGACGGTGCGATACCTGTGATCGCACCTATCGCAGGTAGCAGTACGATGGGACATCCCGGGTTCAATATCAATGCGGATCTTGCAGCAAGCAAAATAGCCGTAGCCCTGAAAGCAAGAAAAGTACTTTTCCTGACAGACACACCAGGTGTACTAGATAAAGAGATGCAGCTGATCACGAATCTGAGTATAGAAAAAACAGAGGCTCTCAAAGCAGATGGAACGATACAAGGAGGTATGGTACCTAAAGTGGATGCCTGTATCGAAGCGCTGCGTGGAGGTGTTAAAAAAGCACATATCATCGATGGCCGTGTAGAACATTCACTGCTTTTGGAAATTTTGACCAGTTCTGGTGTAGGGACCTGTATCGAACTCTAA
- the thrC gene encoding threonine synthase yields MQFIETRGNDGQKPSSVPFSEAILSPSASFGGLYVPKELPTLDKEFLEGHLASHYKTLALDFLEKFGIDIETDVLVEALKRYDAFDDPSNPVPLSQIEDDCFVSELYHGPTRAFKDMALQPFGYVLSKLAQKRGEHYLIMAATSGDTGPATLETFKGQEGVQVACLYPDGGTSDVQRLQMVTEDASNLKVIGVKGNFDDTQNTLKDLLASDDFKAELEERNIKLSAANSVNFGRIIFQIIYHIHSYLELVRKESIQMGEKIYLVVPSGNFGNALGAYYAKKAGLPIEKILISSNINNILTDWITKGTYDLTTRTLIQTESPAMDILKSSNVERIMFDKFGAARTKELMEGLARDGKYQLTEDELALLREDFDASFSDDEECEAVVGEYAKKGYIMDPHTATCMRAYKTLREKDLKTVVYSTAEWTKFSPSVSKSLGHEVKDDVEALKWVSEHANVSVPPMIHGLFEKPVIHSVIVEKESIKGEMLNFL; encoded by the coding sequence ATGCAATTTATTGAGACACGGGGAAATGACGGACAGAAACCTTCATCTGTACCATTTTCAGAAGCGATACTCAGCCCAAGTGCTAGTTTTGGTGGGTTATATGTACCCAAAGAACTCCCAACTTTAGATAAAGAATTTTTAGAGGGACATCTCGCCAGCCATTATAAAACTTTGGCATTGGACTTTTTAGAGAAATTTGGTATAGATATTGAAACAGATGTACTGGTAGAAGCACTGAAAAGATATGATGCTTTTGATGACCCTTCAAATCCTGTGCCACTTTCCCAGATCGAAGACGACTGCTTTGTCTCTGAACTCTATCATGGGCCTACCAGAGCCTTTAAAGATATGGCATTGCAACCTTTTGGGTATGTGTTAAGTAAATTAGCACAAAAAAGAGGTGAACATTACCTGATCATGGCAGCAACAAGTGGAGATACGGGTCCTGCCACACTGGAAACATTTAAAGGTCAGGAAGGTGTACAGGTAGCATGTCTTTACCCTGATGGCGGCACATCTGATGTGCAAAGACTTCAAATGGTCACAGAAGACGCTTCAAATCTGAAAGTGATCGGTGTGAAGGGTAATTTTGACGATACGCAAAATACACTCAAAGATCTACTTGCCTCTGATGATTTTAAGGCAGAATTGGAAGAGAGAAATATCAAACTTTCAGCAGCGAACTCTGTAAACTTCGGACGTATCATCTTCCAGATCATTTACCATATCCACTCCTACCTGGAGTTGGTGCGTAAAGAGAGTATTCAAATGGGTGAGAAGATCTATCTGGTTGTTCCAAGCGGTAACTTCGGTAATGCATTGGGTGCTTATTATGCCAAAAAAGCAGGTTTGCCGATAGAGAAGATTCTTATTTCATCCAATATCAATAATATTTTGACTGATTGGATCACCAAGGGTACCTATGATCTTACGACACGTACATTGATACAGACAGAATCACCTGCCATGGATATCTTGAAAAGTTCAAATGTTGAACGTATCATGTTTGACAAATTCGGTGCTGCACGTACCAAAGAACTTATGGAAGGGTTGGCTAGAGACGGTAAGTATCAGTTAACCGAAGATGAACTTGCATTGTTGCGTGAAGATTTTGATGCCTCTTTCTCAGATGATGAAGAGTGTGAAGCCGTTGTAGGCGAATATGCTAAAAAAGGGTACATTATGGACCCCCATACTGCCACATGTATGAGAGCCTATAAAACATTAAGAGAGAAAGATCTCAAAACAGTGGTCTACTCGACTGCAGAATGGACCAAGTTCAGTCCGTCTGTTTCAAAATCATTGGGACATGAAGTCAAAGATGATGTTGAAGCATTGAAATGGGTGAGTGAACATGCCAATGTATCCGTACCTCCTATGATACACGGGCTGTTCGAAAAACCTGTGATCCATTCGGTCATCGTTGAAAAAGAATCCATTAAAGGAGAGATGTTAAACTTTTTATAG
- a CDS encoding 3D domain-containing protein yields the protein MSRNHLRFFLLSYLCLETAAAKSMIDCRVITGGMTECNPYGAKFLKAKEIVYDGNRQKLIRAKTLPVPEKKRFIKVVSVEDMIERHVKVQESVRFKGSEKVPTEHTTTEEAVAQVILDDKIEEIETSEVPPRIERELVETIAPDVPEKPQIIYGKYSVVSGDALSKIAKKFGLRTKEIAKMNGISIQSPLRIGQKLKLPFEQKMIDAISSCIYIIEKGDTIISIAKKFKLEPKELMQFNGIKRKATIHIGKTLRLPLPHIFIKTTKKLRVTATAYTSHVGQTDRTPFLAAWNNRLRPGMKIIAVSRDMLTRYGMRNGTKVRIGGLPGYYTVRDKMNKRYQKRIDIYMGLDKRRALRWGRRSVVVYW from the coding sequence ATGTCCAGAAATCACTTGAGATTTTTCTTATTATCCTATCTATGTCTAGAAACAGCCGCTGCAAAGTCGATGATAGACTGCAGGGTCATCACCGGTGGTATGACTGAGTGTAACCCTTACGGGGCAAAATTTCTTAAAGCCAAAGAGATCGTATATGATGGGAACAGACAAAAATTAATCAGGGCAAAAACGTTACCGGTGCCTGAAAAAAAGCGTTTTATCAAAGTGGTTTCCGTAGAGGATATGATAGAACGGCATGTAAAAGTCCAAGAGTCTGTACGTTTTAAGGGAAGTGAAAAAGTACCTACCGAGCACACAACAACAGAAGAAGCAGTCGCTCAAGTCATACTTGATGATAAAATAGAAGAGATAGAGACGTCAGAAGTCCCTCCCCGTATAGAAAGAGAACTAGTAGAAACAATCGCACCAGACGTACCTGAGAAACCTCAAATTATTTACGGTAAGTATAGCGTTGTAAGCGGCGATGCATTGAGTAAGATTGCAAAGAAGTTTGGGTTAAGAACAAAAGAGATTGCGAAAATGAACGGTATTAGTATTCAATCTCCTTTGCGTATCGGACAGAAACTCAAGCTCCCTTTTGAACAAAAAATGATCGATGCGATCTCTTCTTGCATCTATATCATTGAGAAGGGAGATACGATTATCTCCATTGCCAAAAAGTTTAAGCTTGAACCTAAGGAATTAATGCAATTTAATGGTATTAAACGCAAGGCAACTATACATATTGGTAAGACGTTAAGATTGCCACTTCCACATATCTTCATAAAAACAACGAAAAAGCTTAGAGTCACAGCTACTGCGTATACGTCACATGTAGGACAAACAGACCGTACACCTTTCCTGGCAGCATGGAATAATCGTCTCCGTCCGGGTATGAAGATCATTGCCGTCTCTAGAGATATGTTAACAAGATATGGTATGCGTAATGGGACAAAAGTGCGTATCGGCGGGTTACCTGGGTATTATACGGTACGTGACAAAATGAACAAACGCTACCAAAAACGTATAGATATCTATATGGGACTTGATAAAAGGAGAGCGCTGCGTTGGGGAAGACGCAGTGTCGTGGTGTACTGGTAA
- the abc-f gene encoding ribosomal protection-like ABC-F family protein codes for MALIDLFDIKKQYDIKLLLNGVDFHLDEGERVTIVGQNGCGKSTLMKIIMGEEEPTDGKRVVNSAIQVEMLAQQPHFDPALSVREAIFNELTELKEAKEAYDALSLKVSEDFENEELLTQLEKVSSFLDHHNAWNLDDKIERVMQEFQLKAYEDRPVVSLSGGEQRRVALASLILKKPDVLLLDEPTNHLDVYMVEFLEEMLLKGNFTLLFISHDRHFIDTVATRVVEVDNQKLVSYTGGYMSYLEQKEARMHALQKGHENLLRLLKQEEAWLRKGVRAREKRNQGRKKRVFELRDEAKKNPTLIRKMMVELEREKKHFNRDEGVSRKKMLFELENISYSVPGKKLIENFTTRILQKDKIAIVGINGAGKSTLLKLMLGRIKPQSGIIKQGDFSVGYFDQHREMLDDEKTLIETFCPDGGDHIEVQGVNLHVYGYLKSFLFPKEFLAKKVGMLSGGEKNRVALALLLTKKVDCLILDEPTNDLDIQTINILEEKLINFPGAILFVSHDRYFIDKIASKLFIFKGNGVVEESYQTYTEYLEIEKEMKELDTLEQEVKTSVKKEVPASTKKQTKLSYKEQRDYDTLPDEIEALEQQIAAINACLQDPECYQEKGLTALSDELSTLEKIYEEKSDRYLEVLEIFESL; via the coding sequence TTGGCACTCATTGATCTCTTTGACATCAAAAAACAATATGACATCAAATTACTTCTGAATGGGGTTGATTTTCATTTGGATGAGGGTGAACGTGTCACGATCGTGGGTCAAAACGGCTGTGGAAAATCCACACTGATGAAGATCATCATGGGAGAAGAGGAACCTACCGACGGGAAAAGAGTGGTGAACAGTGCGATACAGGTAGAGATGCTCGCACAACAGCCTCACTTCGATCCGGCTCTTTCAGTCAGAGAAGCAATATTCAATGAACTGACTGAGCTCAAAGAAGCCAAAGAGGCGTATGATGCGTTAAGTCTCAAAGTATCTGAAGACTTTGAAAATGAAGAACTGCTCACCCAACTGGAAAAAGTATCTTCTTTTCTGGACCATCATAATGCCTGGAACCTTGATGACAAGATAGAACGTGTGATGCAGGAGTTTCAGCTCAAAGCCTATGAGGACCGTCCTGTAGTCTCCCTTTCCGGAGGAGAACAACGCCGTGTGGCACTGGCATCTCTTATACTCAAAAAACCCGATGTATTGCTTCTTGACGAGCCGACCAACCACCTTGATGTCTATATGGTCGAGTTTTTAGAAGAGATGCTTCTCAAAGGGAATTTCACCCTCCTCTTTATCTCGCACGACAGGCATTTTATCGACACAGTTGCCACACGTGTGGTAGAGGTGGACAATCAGAAGCTTGTGAGTTATACAGGCGGTTACATGAGCTACCTGGAACAAAAAGAAGCACGTATGCATGCTTTGCAAAAAGGACATGAAAACCTTCTGAGACTTCTTAAACAGGAAGAAGCGTGGCTCAGAAAAGGAGTAAGAGCCAGAGAAAAACGTAATCAAGGACGTAAAAAACGTGTTTTTGAGCTCCGTGATGAAGCAAAGAAAAACCCTACACTCATTCGAAAGATGATGGTAGAACTTGAACGTGAGAAAAAACATTTTAACCGTGATGAAGGGGTATCAAGAAAAAAGATGCTTTTTGAACTTGAGAACATCTCATACTCCGTTCCAGGGAAAAAACTGATAGAAAACTTTACGACACGTATCCTTCAAAAAGACAAAATAGCCATCGTAGGTATCAATGGTGCAGGAAAATCTACACTTTTAAAACTCATGCTCGGACGTATCAAACCCCAGAGCGGTATCATAAAGCAGGGAGACTTTTCCGTAGGTTATTTTGACCAGCACAGAGAGATGCTTGACGATGAAAAAACACTGATTGAAACCTTTTGTCCTGACGGGGGAGACCACATAGAGGTACAGGGTGTAAATCTTCACGTCTACGGCTACCTTAAATCGTTTCTTTTCCCTAAAGAGTTCCTGGCTAAAAAGGTAGGTATGCTCTCTGGGGGAGAGAAGAACCGTGTCGCATTGGCATTGCTCCTGACTAAAAAAGTAGACTGCCTCATCCTCGATGAACCTACCAATGATCTGGACATCCAGACCATTAATATCCTGGAAGAGAAACTCATCAACTTTCCTGGTGCCATACTCTTTGTTTCACATGATCGTTACTTCATAGACAAAATAGCCTCAAAACTCTTTATCTTTAAAGGAAATGGTGTGGTTGAAGAGTCGTATCAGACCTATACGGAGTACCTGGAGATCGAAAAAGAGATGAAAGAGCTTGATACGCTCGAACAAGAGGTCAAGACATCGGTAAAAAAAGAGGTACCGGCAAGTACCAAAAAACAGACAAAACTGAGTTATAAAGAACAAAGGGATTATGATACCTTACCTGATGAGATCGAAGCGCTGGAACAGCAGATAGCTGCAATTAATGCATGTTTACAGGATCCGGAGTGTTATCAGGAAAAAGGTCTGACCGCACTGAGTGATGAACTGAGTACGCTTGAAAAGATATATGAAGAAAAGAGTGACAGGTATCTGGAAGTTTTAGAGATCTTCGAGTCTCTTTAA
- a CDS encoding M48 family metallopeptidase has protein sequence MLETIIIFYSLYTFMKLYISAMQIGYINEEKRKTPVLMPADKYLTAANYAVANEKLSMVTTFVDYLVFIWWVFAGFAWLSSVVPIEGSIMQAVVFLFGFIIVNYVIGLPFELYQKFKIDEAFGFNKMTAKMYINDMLKTSLLFFILGGAVFALLSWIIQSYATWWVWGFAAMFTVAVMANLLAPTFMALFNKFSPIEEGELKEKITAMMNEAGLKSDGIFVMDASKRDSRLNAFFGGLGKSKRVVLFDTLLEKLNTKELLAVLGHELGHFSHGDIWKNIGLIGVLLFIAFYLFGHLPDALFTQMGVIPESGVQIAMLMLLLPLLSFVFTPFMSYVSRHNEYAADEYGSQMGGKENLVSALMKLVTENKAFPKSHPLVIFFYYTHPPVLERLKELGFDASNTIVGEEATLPKEGIFAHMDRNDD, from the coding sequence ATGCTAGAAACCATTATTATTTTTTACTCTCTCTATACCTTTATGAAACTCTATATCTCTGCTATGCAGATAGGGTATATTAATGAAGAAAAAAGAAAAACACCTGTATTGATGCCGGCAGACAAGTACCTTACAGCAGCAAATTATGCAGTGGCCAATGAGAAACTTTCTATGGTGACCACATTTGTGGACTATCTGGTATTTATCTGGTGGGTATTTGCAGGATTTGCCTGGCTCTCATCGGTAGTTCCGATAGAAGGAAGTATTATGCAGGCCGTCGTGTTCCTCTTTGGTTTCATCATAGTCAATTATGTGATAGGACTCCCTTTCGAACTCTATCAGAAGTTCAAGATAGATGAAGCGTTCGGATTTAACAAAATGACTGCGAAAATGTATATAAACGACATGCTAAAGACAAGCCTGCTGTTTTTCATTTTGGGTGGTGCAGTTTTTGCACTTTTATCCTGGATCATACAGAGCTATGCAACATGGTGGGTATGGGGATTTGCAGCCATGTTCACCGTAGCTGTGATGGCAAATCTTCTGGCTCCCACCTTTATGGCTCTGTTTAACAAATTTTCTCCAATAGAGGAGGGTGAACTTAAAGAAAAGATCACGGCTATGATGAATGAGGCAGGACTTAAAAGTGACGGTATCTTTGTGATGGATGCCAGTAAACGTGACAGCCGTCTCAATGCATTTTTCGGTGGACTAGGGAAGAGTAAACGAGTGGTTCTTTTTGATACGCTTTTAGAAAAACTGAATACTAAAGAGCTCCTTGCGGTACTGGGACATGAATTGGGGCATTTCTCACATGGTGATATTTGGAAAAATATCGGGTTGATAGGTGTGCTTCTGTTCATTGCATTTTATCTCTTTGGACATTTGCCTGATGCACTCTTTACACAGATGGGAGTGATCCCTGAATCAGGGGTACAGATAGCGATGTTGATGTTGCTCTTACCGCTTTTAAGTTTTGTTTTTACACCGTTCATGTCCTATGTAAGCCGTCATAATGAGTATGCAGCCGATGAGTACGGTTCGCAAATGGGTGGTAAAGAAAACCTCGTTTCCGCACTGATGAAACTTGTGACAGAGAACAAAGCCTTCCCAAAATCACACCCATTGGTGATCTTCTTTTACTATACGCATCCACCGGTACTTGAAAGACTCAAGGAGTTAGGTTTTGATGCATCCAATACGATCGTAGGTGAAGAAGCAACATTGCCAAAAGAGGGTATCTTTGCACATATGGACAGAAATGACGATTAA
- the prmC gene encoding peptide chain release factor N(5)-glutamine methyltransferase yields MTIKEGLLWAKETLKEACERPAFEAELLLAYHLGQDRSYLLIHEGETFPNVDQFKKLIQRRAAHEPYEYIVGSASFYDIHLEVEKGVLIPRPETEILIDLVAEIIEKEKITRIAEIGVGSGAISIVLARKFPQLRIIATDICDTPLKVAKKNIERFGVEQQIELRKSHLIDEVPEDLELVVSNPPYIAEDFLLESNVIDYEPKEALFGGSVGDELLKEIILDVKEKGVKYLACEMGYDQKEPLQAFVNEIGVEYIEFYKDLAEFDRGFVIKFKESESI; encoded by the coding sequence ATGACGATTAAAGAAGGGCTTTTATGGGCCAAAGAAACACTTAAAGAGGCATGTGAACGTCCTGCTTTTGAAGCGGAACTGCTCTTGGCCTATCATCTTGGACAGGACAGGTCTTATTTACTGATACACGAGGGGGAAACTTTCCCTAATGTGGATCAATTTAAAAAACTCATTCAAAGACGAGCTGCACATGAGCCATACGAATATATCGTGGGGTCTGCCAGCTTTTATGACATTCATCTGGAAGTAGAAAAGGGGGTACTGATACCCCGTCCTGAGACGGAGATACTCATAGACCTCGTCGCAGAGATCATAGAAAAAGAGAAGATCACCCGTATCGCTGAAATAGGTGTGGGTTCTGGTGCCATCTCCATTGTGTTGGCCAGAAAGTTTCCTCAGCTTCGGATCATCGCCACAGATATCTGTGACACCCCACTCAAAGTGGCAAAGAAAAACATTGAAAGATTCGGTGTGGAACAACAGATAGAACTCCGAAAGTCACATCTTATAGATGAGGTTCCTGAAGATCTGGAACTGGTGGTCTCCAACCCTCCTTATATCGCAGAAGATTTCTTACTTGAATCCAATGTCATCGACTATGAACCCAAAGAAGCACTATTTGGCGGAAGTGTAGGGGATGAGCTGCTCAAAGAGATCATTTTGGATGTGAAGGAGAAAGGTGTGAAATACCTTGCTTGCGAGATGGGGTATGACCAAAAGGAACCACTCCAAGCATTTGTTAATGAAATCGGTGTAGAATACATAGAGTTTTATAAGGACCTGGCAGAGTTTGACCGTGGGTTTGTGATTAAATTTAAAGAGAGTGAGTCAATATGA
- a CDS encoding DUF4149 domain-containing protein gives MTYLIFLSAVLGAGLFAGIVVAPVTFHTEQWLGSEVLTQFQEGQIMTENFLRLSYLVNVLLVSVVLYEGYKFKKFERDTLTQVATFFVLATGLLFSQYYIPDIIAMQTQGVEATTSVAFVNTHKGSEINFKIFSVALLVLIVQNMRKACK, from the coding sequence ATGACCTACCTTATATTTTTGAGCGCGGTACTCGGAGCAGGACTTTTTGCGGGTATCGTAGTCGCCCCTGTGACTTTTCATACCGAACAGTGGTTAGGTTCTGAAGTACTTACGCAGTTTCAAGAGGGACAGATCATGACAGAGAATTTTTTGAGGCTCTCTTATCTGGTCAATGTGCTGCTTGTCTCTGTGGTACTGTATGAAGGGTATAAGTTTAAAAAGTTCGAGAGAGACACGCTGACACAGGTTGCGACATTTTTTGTATTGGCTACAGGATTACTATTTTCCCAGTATTATATCCCAGATATTATCGCAATGCAGACACAGGGAGTGGAGGCAACCACATCGGTAGCCTTTGTTAATACGCACAAGGGAAGCGAGATCAATTTCAAGATCTTTTCTGTGGCACTGCTTGTCCTCATCGTACAAAATATGCGTAAGGCTTGTAAATAG
- a CDS encoding DNA-deoxyinosine glycosylase gives MSEVLTHPFKPIVFKDTQTLILGSFPSIQSFEKNFYYAHPRNQFWKILESVTSYPANTRDQRLWLLKESKLGLWDMVKGCSRENSLDSSLENEEVNDLAAFLEAHPSITKLAFTGRKAEALFKRHFSHLGIETVYLPSPSAAYAKMSFEQKVDEYKKELGYS, from the coding sequence ATGAGTGAAGTTTTAACACACCCTTTCAAACCTATCGTATTTAAAGATACCCAGACACTCATTCTGGGTTCTTTCCCCAGTATCCAGTCTTTTGAAAAGAATTTTTACTATGCCCATCCGCGCAATCAATTCTGGAAGATCCTTGAAAGTGTGACATCCTATCCTGCGAATACCCGTGATCAGAGGCTCTGGCTGCTTAAAGAGTCTAAGCTTGGGCTTTGGGATATGGTCAAAGGGTGCAGCAGAGAGAACTCTCTTGACAGCTCCTTGGAAAATGAAGAGGTCAATGACCTGGCTGCATTTTTGGAAGCACATCCTAGTATTACTAAATTGGCCTTTACAGGGAGAAAGGCAGAGGCACTTTTTAAAAGACATTTTTCACATCTGGGTATAGAAACAGTCTATCTTCCTTCACCCTCTGCAGCGTATGCAAAGATGAGCTTTGAGCAGAAAGTAGACGAGTATAAAAAAGAGTTGGGATACAGTTAA